A stretch of Bradyrhizobium sp. CCBAU 53338 DNA encodes these proteins:
- a CDS encoding carbohydrate ABC transporter permease, producing the protein MTDTVAQVADAKAAPDTMAWDSGLRRLMMIYLPLGCFVLILLFPFYWMAITSFKPNAELMNYKEHNPFWISSPTLAHIKHLLFDTDYPRWLWTTMLVAIGATTLSLVASTLAAYAIERLRFRGSPYVGLGIYLAYLVPPSILFIPLATVVVQFGLFDSPLALILVYPTFLVPFCTWLLIGYFKSIPYELEECALVDGATRLQILRRITLPLAVPGLISAGIFSFTLSWNEFIYALAFIQSGANKTVPVAILTELVTGDVYQWGALMAGSLLGSLPVAIFYSLFVDYYVSSLTGAVKE; encoded by the coding sequence ATGACTGATACCGTCGCGCAAGTGGCCGACGCCAAGGCCGCGCCCGACACCATGGCCTGGGATTCCGGGCTGCGCCGGCTGATGATGATCTATCTGCCGCTGGGCTGTTTCGTGCTGATCCTGCTGTTTCCGTTCTACTGGATGGCGATCACGTCGTTCAAGCCGAACGCGGAGCTGATGAACTACAAGGAGCACAACCCGTTCTGGATCTCCTCGCCGACGCTGGCGCACATCAAGCACCTGCTGTTCGACACCGACTATCCGCGCTGGCTGTGGACGACGATGCTGGTGGCGATCGGCGCGACCACGCTGTCGCTGGTCGCGAGCACGCTTGCGGCCTACGCGATCGAGCGCCTGCGCTTTCGCGGCAGCCCCTATGTCGGCCTTGGCATCTATCTCGCCTATCTCGTGCCGCCGTCGATCCTGTTCATCCCGCTCGCGACCGTGGTGGTGCAGTTCGGCCTGTTCGACTCACCGCTCGCGCTGATCCTGGTCTATCCGACATTCCTGGTGCCGTTCTGCACCTGGCTGTTGATCGGTTATTTCAAGTCGATCCCATACGAACTCGAGGAATGCGCGCTGGTCGACGGCGCGACGCGGCTTCAGATCCTGCGGCGGATCACGCTGCCGCTGGCGGTCCCCGGCCTGATCTCGGCGGGCATCTTCTCCTTCACGCTGTCCTGGAACGAGTTCATCTACGCGCTCGCGTTCATCCAGAGCGGCGCCAACAAGACCGTGCCGGTCGCGATCCTGACCGAGCTCGTCACCGGCGACGTCTACCAGTGGGGCGCACTGATGGCGGGCTCGCTGCTCGGCTCGCTGCCGGTCGCGATCTTCTACTCGCTGTTCGTGGATTACTACGTGTCCTCGCTCACCGGCGCGGTCAAGGAATAG